A genomic stretch from Puntigrus tetrazona isolate hp1 chromosome 6, ASM1883169v1, whole genome shotgun sequence includes:
- the rgs16 gene encoding regulator of G-protein signaling 16 encodes MDIYFPSGFPMCRGITGLSNNCLERAKRLKACVGGFLQRQDLSSLCKYRKPRLTLEECLMWKQSFEKLLSSKHGLYAFRAFLVSEFSEENIAFYLACEDYKSTKSAAKMPSKAKRIYEEFIGSEAPREVNIDYETRDITQANLKSPTASCFDMAQYRIYILMEKDCYPRFLRSAAYRNLVNQLTVKSAKARSKRAIAARPPTEDEEPK; translated from the exons ATGGATATTTATTTCCCTTCTGGCTTTCCAATGTGTAGAGGAATAACAGGGCTCTCAAACAATTGCCTAGAAAG GGCCAAAAGATTAAAGGCATGCGTGGGTGGATTTCTGCAGAGACAAGACTTGAGCAGCCTATGTAAATATAGAAAACCAAG GTTGACCTTGGAGGAATGTCTGATGTGGAAACAGTCTTTTGAGAAGCTTCTGTCCAGCAAAC ATGGACTGTATGCCTTCAGAGCTTTCCTGGTATCTGAGTTTAGTGAAGAAAACATTGCTTTCTACCTGGCCTGTGAGGACTACAAGAGCACAAAGTCTGCAGCTAAGATGCCATCCAAAGCCAAGAGGATCTACGAGGAGTTTATCGGAAGTGAAGCTCCAAGAGAG GTTAACATCGATTACGAGACTAGAGACATTACTCAAGCCAACTTGAAAAGCCCTACGGCATCCTGCTTCGATATGGCCCAGTACCGCATCTACATTCTCATGGAAAAGGACTGTTACCCACGATTCCTGCGCTCCGCTGCCTACCGGAATCTAGTCAACCAGCTCACAGTGAAGAGCGCTAAGGCAAGAAGCAAAAGGGCCATTGCCGCCAGACCACCAACTGAAGATGAAGAACCGAAATGA